One genomic window of Myxocyprinus asiaticus isolate MX2 ecotype Aquarium Trade chromosome 5, UBuf_Myxa_2, whole genome shotgun sequence includes the following:
- the LOC127440810 gene encoding gastrula zinc finger protein XlCGF57.1-like, whose translation MMFIKEEIEDMSYPESCSSNVMKNEDTEEQTDLMKLKVESQQPNQVEEKHHLFPRVDDFVTGQNSQKRTQRLRVKKSFTCPLCGNSFSERCHLKRHMKIHTGEKPFTCPLCMKSFRDRSNLQSHMRIHTGEKPYTCTHCMKSFRDNSHLQRHIRMHTGEKPYTCHLCVKSFTRKGSLKMHIRIHKGERPFTCHQCGITFTQKVNLNMHIQIHEGKRPFTCHQCGNTFTRKGSLTKHMRIHTGEKPYTCPHCEKSFRQACNLKSHLSVHSGEKSYSCDQCGIFFSSASVLRTHRKIHPIEKPYLCSFCGKSFSQLRTLKEHQNIHTGVRDHVCSECGKAFLRVHDLERHKRIHTGEKPYKCSHCGKNFSQSRTLKAHERVHTGEKPYHCTSCGKSFTQASTLLTHNKKKHCPEFSQ comes from the coding sequence acctgatgaaattgaaagtggaaagTCAACAACCGAATCAAGTGGAGGAGAAACACCATCTGTTTCCGAGAGTTGATGATTTTGTAACTGgacaaaattcacaaaaaagaACTCAAAGACTGAGAGTAAAAAAATCTTTCACCTGCcctttgtgtggaaacagttttTCAGAGAGATGTCACCTTAAGAGACACATGaaaatccacactggagagaagcctttcacctgcccACTTTGTATGAAGAGTTTCAGAGATAGAAGTAATCTGCAGAGTCACatgagaatccacactggagagaaaccttacacatGCACTCATTGTATGAAGAGTTTTAGAGACAACAGTCACCTTCAGAGACACATAAGAATgcacactggagaaaaaccttacaccTGCCATCTGTGTGTGAAGAGTTTTACACGTAAAGGAAGTCTTAAGATGCACATTCGAATTCACAAAGGTGAGAGGCCTTTCacctgccatcagtgtgggaTTACTTTCACACAGAAAGTAAATCTTAATATGCATATTCAAATTCACGAAGGTAAAAGGCCTTTTacctgccatcagtgtgggaataCTTTCACACGTAAAGGGAGTCTTACtaagcacatgagaattcacactggtgaGAAGCCTTATACATGCCCACACTGTGAGAAGAGTTTCAGACAGGCATGCAATCTCAAAAGTCATCTGTCTGTGCATTCTGGAGAAAAGTCATATAGCTGTGATCAGTgcggaatttttttttcttctgcatcagtcTTAAGAACACACCGGAAAATTCATCCAATTGAGAAGCCATacttgtgttcattttgtggaaagagtttttcacAGCTGCGTACTTTAAAAGAGCACCAGAACATACATACTGGTGTGAGAGATCACGTGTGCTCTGAGTGCGGGAAGGCCTTTCTCAGAGTTCACGACTTGGAACGTCACAAAAGAATCCATACTGgggaaaaaccttacaagtgttcacattgTGGAAAGAATTTCAGTCAATCAAGAACCCTAAAAGcacatgagagagtgcatactggagagaagccgtaccactgcacttcatgtgggaagagtttcacccAAGCAAGTACTCTTCTgactcataataaaaaaaaacattgtccagAGTTTTCGCAATGA